The following are encoded in a window of Microbacterium sp. LWO13-1.2 genomic DNA:
- a CDS encoding thioredoxin domain-containing protein encodes MSSDETPNVPTPRNSREAVREKAQQVHAQQSRARMMRRIIIGAVALVAVGAIGTAVAMAVNSTVSKPQLTPTGMDGDGVAVTEINAAGASDAAASPTPAPDEAGQTATPTPEPSTSGQVDIHIYVDYLSPGAGEFERANARQLASWISEGAVTVTYHPVSLLTASSNGTKYSLRAAAAAACVATHSPEQFYAFNHDLLNDQPEVDSDGLSDVELADLAGAVGVDNAKAVRSCIEQQDFLTWAKDATARALEGPLAGSDDLVLTSAPMVVANGEAYVGALKDPAEFSQFILTVASDAYYATPTPAPNATGSPAPTETPAP; translated from the coding sequence ATGTCGAGCGACGAAACGCCGAACGTCCCCACGCCGCGCAACTCGCGCGAGGCCGTGCGGGAGAAGGCACAGCAAGTGCACGCGCAGCAGAGCAGGGCGCGCATGATGCGACGGATCATCATCGGTGCCGTCGCGCTCGTCGCCGTCGGTGCGATCGGAACCGCTGTCGCGATGGCCGTGAACTCCACGGTGAGCAAGCCGCAGCTGACGCCGACCGGCATGGACGGCGACGGCGTCGCCGTCACCGAGATCAACGCCGCCGGAGCATCGGACGCGGCAGCCTCGCCGACACCCGCGCCGGACGAGGCAGGGCAGACCGCGACCCCGACGCCCGAGCCGTCCACCTCCGGACAGGTCGACATCCACATCTACGTCGACTACCTCTCGCCCGGTGCGGGCGAGTTCGAGCGCGCCAACGCCCGCCAGCTGGCGAGCTGGATCTCGGAGGGCGCCGTGACGGTGACCTATCACCCGGTGTCGCTGCTCACCGCGAGCTCGAACGGCACGAAGTACTCCCTGCGTGCTGCGGCCGCCGCGGCGTGCGTGGCCACGCATTCGCCGGAGCAGTTCTACGCGTTCAATCACGACCTGCTCAACGACCAGCCCGAAGTGGACAGCGACGGGCTCTCCGACGTCGAGCTCGCCGACCTCGCGGGCGCTGTCGGAGTCGACAACGCCAAGGCTGTGCGCTCCTGCATCGAACAGCAGGACTTCCTGACCTGGGCGAAGGACGCGACGGCTCGAGCGCTCGAAGGCCCCCTCGCCGGGTCGGACGATCTCGTGCTCACCTCGGCGCCGATGGTCGTCGCGAACGGTGAGGCCTATGTCGGCGCCCTCAAGGATCCGGCCGAGTTCTCGCAGTTCATCCTCACCGTCGCCAGCGATGCCTACTACGCGACGCCGACACCGGCGCCGAACGCCACGGGAAGCCCGGCCCCGACGGAGACCCCCGCGCCGTAG
- a CDS encoding transposase, whose amino-acid sequence MEIETGAALAEIAAELYSAPPADFTTARNSRAAEIGDHDLATQVRALRKPSIAAWAVNVFAQERASELGEALQLAEELREAQADLDAPTLAALGRQRRALTGRLAERAAELATTRGAQISASTVDAIRQTITAAFFDPDAARAAASGRLIRELEPSSPIDLAASVAGGLSDSPPASPVPVDEVRARRERRQAEQAVHTAERELASAERDQGKADRDVRDTARRAAQLSARAAELEAELARVRAQIENAGAEMARAEEQQGIVQERLASAERAIEDARKALECL is encoded by the coding sequence ATGGAGATCGAGACCGGAGCAGCACTCGCGGAGATCGCGGCCGAGCTCTACTCCGCTCCGCCCGCCGACTTCACCACGGCGCGGAACTCTCGTGCCGCAGAGATCGGCGATCACGATCTCGCCACCCAGGTGCGCGCACTCCGGAAGCCGTCGATCGCCGCCTGGGCGGTCAACGTCTTCGCACAGGAGCGTGCGAGTGAACTCGGCGAAGCCCTCCAACTCGCAGAGGAGCTGCGAGAGGCGCAGGCGGACCTCGATGCGCCCACCCTGGCGGCGCTGGGGCGCCAACGGCGCGCACTCACCGGGCGGCTCGCAGAGCGGGCGGCGGAACTGGCCACGACGCGCGGAGCGCAGATCTCCGCCAGCACAGTGGACGCCATCCGCCAGACGATCACCGCCGCCTTCTTCGATCCGGATGCGGCGCGTGCCGCCGCATCCGGTCGGCTCATCCGCGAACTGGAGCCGTCCAGTCCCATCGATCTGGCCGCTTCGGTCGCCGGGGGGCTCTCGGACTCGCCTCCCGCTTCGCCGGTGCCGGTGGATGAGGTTCGAGCGCGTCGGGAACGCAGGCAGGCCGAGCAGGCGGTTCATACGGCCGAGCGGGAACTGGCCAGCGCCGAACGCGACCAGGGGAAGGCCGACCGCGACGTCCGCGACACCGCGCGGCGCGCCGCGCAACTTTCGGCACGGGCGGCCGAGCTCGAGGCCGAACTCGCACGCGTGCGCGCCCAGATCGAGAACGCGGGAGCAGAGATGGCCCGCGCCGAAGAGCAACAGGGGATCGTGCAGGAGCGCCTCGCATCAGCCGAGCGCGCGATCGAGGACGCCCGCAAGGCCCTCGAGTGCCTGTAG
- a CDS encoding response regulator transcription factor, whose translation MTGPIRVLLVDDQELIRVGFRMVLEAEPDIVVVGEAGDGNAAIAEAALLQPDVVLMDIRMPGLDGIAATEAIVREHPASRVLVLTTFDLDEYAFGAIHAGASGFLLKDAQRHELTSAVRAVHRGDAALSPRITRMLLEHVSPRLGTATATADVGDDPVTESLTEREREVFLAIARGMTNAEIGETLYVSESTVKTHVGRVLTKLGARDRIHAVILAHRLGYVGDEAMPPSE comes from the coding sequence ATGACGGGGCCGATCCGAGTTCTGCTCGTCGACGACCAGGAACTCATCCGAGTGGGATTCCGTATGGTGCTGGAAGCCGAGCCTGACATCGTCGTGGTCGGGGAGGCCGGTGACGGCAACGCGGCCATCGCGGAGGCCGCGCTGCTGCAGCCGGATGTCGTGCTGATGGACATCCGGATGCCGGGGCTGGACGGAATCGCTGCGACCGAGGCGATCGTGCGAGAGCATCCGGCCAGCCGCGTGCTGGTGCTGACCACGTTCGACCTCGACGAGTACGCCTTCGGGGCGATCCACGCCGGAGCCAGCGGATTCCTCCTGAAGGATGCCCAGCGTCACGAACTGACCTCCGCTGTGCGCGCGGTGCACCGCGGCGACGCAGCCCTGTCGCCGCGGATCACACGCATGCTGCTGGAACACGTATCGCCGAGGCTGGGGACGGCAACGGCGACAGCAGACGTCGGCGACGATCCCGTCACCGAATCGCTCACCGAAAGGGAGCGGGAGGTGTTCCTGGCGATCGCACGCGGGATGACCAACGCCGAGATCGGCGAGACCCTCTACGTCAGCGAATCCACCGTGAAGACGCATGTCGGGCGGGTGCTGACCAAGCTCGGCGCGCGCGATCGCATCCACGCCGTCATCCTCGCCCACCGTCTGGGCTACGTCGGCGACGAGGCGATGCCGCCGTCCGAGTAG
- a CDS encoding histidine kinase: MTSPRSRSDSIREDEELRLPRTPGMIRRFWARHPIVADVLIALLCLALSLVPAGMIAPFAPGDTSAPTADAAPALVFQSVSISIVVIGACALLVRRRQWPVAAFVAAVAVSVSYLFVSVPTGGPLLLVTSYSLAVYRSSRACWRGLAIAIAALAIIAFALERGGVITFQTAANAVIGELMLGLIGALIGVNVGGRRRYIEAVIDRSRQLLVERDQQAQLAAAAERARIAREMHDIVSHSLTVIVALSEGAAATPDHERARRAATASATTARSALTEMRAMLGVLRSDDSPLPLAPLEPVQPHDTVASAQRAGYPVTLAVSGKADISPAVAHAIARIVQEGVTNAMRHAPAATAISVRVDHTPDTVIIEILNDGVAGTVGTGGFGLRGLAERAAHVRGRLHSGPAAGGRWSLRADLPSGAHPDDAGQPVKETK, encoded by the coding sequence GTGACCTCCCCGCGCAGCCGCAGCGACTCGATCCGTGAGGACGAGGAGCTGCGGCTGCCGCGTACGCCCGGGATGATCCGTCGCTTCTGGGCGCGGCATCCGATCGTCGCCGACGTGCTGATCGCCCTTCTCTGCCTGGCGCTCTCGCTGGTGCCGGCCGGCATGATCGCACCGTTCGCGCCCGGCGACACCTCCGCCCCGACAGCCGACGCGGCTCCTGCTCTGGTGTTCCAGTCGGTGTCGATCTCCATCGTCGTGATCGGCGCGTGCGCCCTGCTCGTTCGACGGCGGCAGTGGCCGGTCGCGGCATTCGTGGCCGCCGTCGCCGTCTCGGTGTCGTATCTGTTCGTGTCGGTGCCGACAGGCGGGCCTCTGCTGCTCGTCACCAGCTACTCGCTCGCCGTGTACCGTTCCTCGCGCGCCTGCTGGCGCGGCCTCGCCATCGCCATCGCCGCGCTGGCGATCATCGCATTCGCGCTGGAGCGCGGGGGCGTGATCACGTTCCAGACCGCGGCGAACGCGGTCATCGGCGAACTCATGCTCGGACTCATCGGAGCGCTCATCGGAGTGAACGTCGGCGGCCGCCGGCGTTACATCGAAGCCGTCATCGACCGCTCGCGCCAGCTTCTGGTGGAGCGGGATCAACAGGCGCAGCTGGCCGCCGCCGCCGAACGCGCCCGTATCGCCCGGGAGATGCACGACATCGTCTCGCATTCCCTCACCGTGATCGTCGCACTCTCCGAGGGCGCGGCCGCCACCCCCGACCATGAGCGCGCGCGCAGAGCTGCGACGGCTTCGGCGACGACGGCCAGAAGCGCACTCACCGAGATGCGCGCCATGCTCGGCGTGCTCCGCAGTGATGATTCCCCTCTCCCCCTGGCACCTTTGGAGCCGGTGCAGCCGCACGACACCGTCGCGAGCGCGCAGCGAGCCGGCTATCCGGTGACGCTGGCGGTGAGCGGGAAGGCAGACATTTCCCCTGCCGTCGCCCACGCGATCGCGAGGATCGTGCAGGAGGGCGTGACGAACGCCATGCGCCATGCGCCCGCCGCGACAGCGATCTCTGTGCGAGTCGACCACACACCGGACACCGTGATCATCGAGATCCTCAACGACGGTGTCGCCGGGACTGTCGGCACCGGCGGCTTCGGCCTGCGCGGTCTCGCCGAGCGCGCCGCCCACGTCCGGGGACGTCTGCACTCCGGACCGGCCGCGGGCGGACGGTGGTCTTTGCGGGCCGACCTTCCCAGCGGTGCCCATCCCGATGATGCCGGGCAACCGGTGAAGGAGACGAAATGA
- a CDS encoding ABC transporter permease: MTAAAQLTRSSHVAADRHSVTFLRLVRSEWIKIATLRSTWWSIAITGVLTVGIAALIAASADVPGFDAIQAVVSPIQFTMLLAGILGAISVTGEYSTGMIRSTLTANPVRGAALAAKAVVIAAFLFIASLVIFTIAAFVVTAVGAPNDVVLDWSSPEATILPIIVASLAMAVFALIGVGFGYMLRSGAGAIAATVGVLFVLPIVASMFSFGGESWAWILDLANYLPMVAAQSAILPGEGAALETPVAYLTLAGWVAASMIGAWASLRTRDA, encoded by the coding sequence ATGACCGCCGCAGCCCAGCTCACCCGTTCCAGCCACGTCGCGGCCGACCGTCACAGCGTGACCTTCCTCCGCCTGGTGCGGTCCGAGTGGATCAAGATCGCCACTCTGCGCTCCACCTGGTGGTCGATCGCGATCACCGGCGTCCTCACGGTCGGCATCGCCGCCCTCATCGCGGCTTCAGCCGATGTGCCGGGTTTCGACGCGATCCAAGCCGTGGTCAGCCCCATCCAGTTCACGATGCTGCTCGCCGGGATCCTCGGCGCGATCTCCGTCACCGGTGAGTACTCCACCGGCATGATTCGCTCCACGCTCACCGCCAATCCGGTGCGCGGAGCCGCCCTCGCGGCCAAGGCCGTCGTGATCGCCGCGTTCCTGTTCATCGCGTCGCTCGTCATCTTCACGATCGCCGCGTTCGTCGTGACCGCTGTCGGCGCCCCGAACGACGTCGTGCTCGATTGGTCCTCCCCGGAGGCGACGATCCTTCCGATCATCGTCGCTTCGCTGGCGATGGCCGTGTTCGCTCTCATCGGCGTCGGATTCGGGTACATGCTGCGCTCCGGAGCCGGTGCGATCGCCGCGACCGTCGGCGTGCTGTTCGTGCTCCCCATCGTCGCCAGCATGTTCTCCTTCGGCGGGGAGAGCTGGGCGTGGATCCTCGACCTCGCGAACTACCTCCCGATGGTCGCCGCGCAGAGCGCCATCCTCCCCGGTGAGGGTGCGGCGCTCGAAACTCCGGTGGCCTACCTGACCCTCGCCGGCTGGGTCGCCGCCAGCATGATCGGCGCCTGGGCGTCGCTGCGCACCCGCGACGCGTAG
- a CDS encoding ATP-binding cassette domain-containing protein → MITAEGLTKRFGDKTAVQDVSFTVRPGSVTGFLGPNGAGKSTTMRLIVGLDRPTAGRATIGGREYRKLRAPLTEVGVLLDAKAVHTGRTARNHLRAMAATHGISASRVDEVIDLAGITSVGNKRAGKFSLGMGQRLGIAAALLGDPHTLILDEPVNGLDPEGVLWVRHFVRHAASEGRTVLLSSHLMSEMAQTADHVIVMGRGRVLADAPLDQLVRDWTRSTVRVRTPRTGDLAAAVNGADVEVVSVEPDLLEIVGLTAARIGDLAADRGIPLHELTPTSGSLEDAYLALTGDAVEYRTRTASEAGAPLEEVVA, encoded by the coding sequence ATGATCACAGCAGAAGGCCTCACGAAGAGGTTCGGAGACAAGACCGCCGTCCAGGACGTGTCGTTCACCGTCCGACCGGGGAGCGTCACCGGCTTCCTCGGCCCGAACGGTGCGGGGAAGTCCACCACCATGCGCCTGATCGTCGGCCTCGACCGGCCGACCGCCGGACGCGCCACGATCGGTGGCCGGGAGTACCGCAAGCTGCGCGCGCCCCTCACCGAGGTCGGTGTACTCCTCGACGCGAAAGCCGTGCACACCGGCCGCACCGCGCGGAACCACCTCCGTGCGATGGCGGCGACCCACGGCATCTCCGCATCCCGCGTCGACGAGGTCATCGACCTCGCCGGCATCACATCGGTGGGCAACAAGCGCGCGGGCAAGTTCTCGCTCGGCATGGGTCAGCGCCTCGGCATCGCCGCTGCCCTCCTCGGCGATCCGCACACGCTGATCCTCGACGAGCCGGTGAACGGCCTCGATCCCGAAGGCGTGCTGTGGGTGCGCCATTTCGTGCGGCACGCCGCCTCCGAGGGACGCACTGTCCTGCTCTCCAGCCACCTGATGAGCGAGATGGCGCAGACAGCCGATCACGTGATCGTGATGGGGCGCGGCAGAGTGCTCGCGGACGCACCGCTTGACCAGCTGGTGCGCGATTGGACCCGCAGCACCGTGCGCGTGCGCACCCCCCGTACCGGCGACCTCGCCGCCGCGGTGAACGGCGCCGACGTCGAGGTCGTCAGCGTCGAGCCCGATCTGCTCGAGATCGTCGGCCTCACCGCCGCGCGCATCGGCGATCTCGCCGCGGATCGCGGCATCCCGCTGCATGAGCTGACACCGACCAGCGGCTCCCTGGAGGACGCGTATCTCGCGCTCACCGGGGATGCCGTCGAATACCGCACCCGCACCGCGTCGGAAGCCGGCGCCCCGCTCGAGGAGGTCGTGGCATGA
- a CDS encoding MmcQ/YjbR family DNA-binding protein, which produces MDAAELIALASARAEELPGSERENPFGPEWDVFKVRGRVFLLAPLDGTGRVTLKSHPDDAVALRETFADIIPGYHMNKKHWITLTPGTTLEADLIAELVTESYLLVVENLPRRLRPVDPALFGRPPA; this is translated from the coding sequence TTGGATGCCGCAGAGCTGATCGCCCTCGCCTCGGCGCGCGCCGAAGAACTCCCCGGATCCGAGCGGGAGAACCCCTTCGGGCCCGAATGGGACGTCTTCAAGGTGCGAGGCCGGGTCTTCCTGCTGGCACCGCTGGACGGCACCGGCCGAGTGACTCTCAAATCCCACCCCGACGACGCCGTGGCACTGCGTGAGACGTTCGCCGACATCATCCCCGGGTACCACATGAACAAGAAGCACTGGATCACGCTGACGCCGGGGACCACGCTCGAGGCCGACCTGATCGCCGAACTCGTGACCGAGTCGTACCTTCTCGTGGTGGAGAATCTCCCGCGCAGGCTGCGTCCGGTGGATCCTGCCCTCTTCGGGCGCCCGCCGGCCTGA
- a CDS encoding SOS response-associated peptidase family protein, whose amino-acid sequence MCASYGLDPRFTDAELIAEVDEDILEGLRTWAAENAGETLRPTGKNLRNLNPILVDADGEITVAPAWWGFLIDGAPSRFPSINTRSERLQERPGSLRSRAIVPATGWYEMKKPERVWHEFGLGGGALFGMAAVTQRGRTADGEWFTCYSVVMRPAPEHLASIHDRMPVLIPTPFARDWLSAQGDRELIDEALLAAASLDERVTAVPRTDDKGTERLF is encoded by the coding sequence ATGTGCGCGAGCTACGGTCTGGATCCCCGGTTCACCGATGCGGAACTCATTGCTGAAGTTGACGAGGACATCCTCGAAGGGCTTCGCACCTGGGCCGCGGAGAATGCCGGCGAGACATTGAGACCGACGGGCAAGAACCTCCGGAATCTCAACCCGATCCTCGTCGATGCCGACGGCGAGATCACGGTGGCGCCCGCATGGTGGGGCTTCCTGATCGACGGAGCCCCCTCGCGGTTCCCCTCGATCAACACCCGCTCCGAACGCCTTCAGGAACGCCCGGGGAGCCTGCGGTCGCGTGCGATCGTTCCGGCGACCGGCTGGTACGAGATGAAGAAGCCCGAGCGGGTGTGGCACGAGTTCGGCCTCGGGGGCGGTGCCCTCTTCGGCATGGCGGCCGTCACGCAGCGCGGACGCACCGCCGACGGCGAATGGTTCACCTGCTATTCGGTCGTCATGCGCCCGGCACCCGAACACCTGGCGAGCATCCACGACCGGATGCCCGTGCTGATCCCGACGCCGTTCGCGCGCGACTGGCTGTCGGCGCAGGGTGATCGCGAGCTCATCGACGAGGCGCTGCTGGCCGCGGCATCCCTCGATGAGCGCGTGACCGCCGTGCCGCGCACCGACGACAAGGGAACGGAGCGGCTCTTCTGA
- a CDS encoding DMT family transporter — protein sequence MTEKRVLPAPVALGGAVAIGAMTAVQARINGVLGVRVDDGIVAGLISFTVGLIVLIAVIPFIPSARAGVARLWSGVRERRIPFWMLLGGACGALTVSTQGLTAGVLGVSLFTVGVVAGQTLHGLILDRIGFGPAGVVAVTPGRVLGGALALAAVGISLSGDVLATAPLWMLLLPFAAGVGIAWQAATNGRLAQRVQSPMAATLTSFIAGTVALALAASGSVSIRGLPDALPTEPWLYLGGFLGFAYILLGAFIVGQTGVLLMGLGSVLGQLTTSVVIDLLWPAVSGPAPWQLIAMVVVAVASVVVAVPWRRRRR from the coding sequence GTGACCGAGAAGCGTGTGCTCCCCGCCCCGGTGGCTCTCGGCGGAGCGGTCGCGATCGGCGCGATGACGGCCGTTCAGGCGCGCATCAACGGCGTTCTCGGCGTCCGAGTCGATGACGGAATCGTCGCGGGGCTCATCTCCTTCACCGTCGGTCTCATCGTGTTGATCGCCGTCATTCCGTTCATCCCTTCGGCGAGGGCCGGCGTGGCACGGCTGTGGAGCGGTGTCCGCGAGCGGAGGATCCCGTTCTGGATGCTGCTCGGCGGCGCCTGCGGCGCTCTCACCGTCTCCACCCAGGGCCTCACCGCAGGGGTTCTCGGCGTGTCATTGTTCACGGTCGGCGTGGTCGCCGGGCAGACCCTGCACGGACTGATCCTCGACCGGATCGGCTTCGGGCCGGCCGGCGTCGTCGCCGTCACGCCCGGACGGGTTCTCGGCGGGGCGCTCGCGCTCGCCGCGGTCGGGATCTCGCTCAGCGGCGACGTGCTCGCGACCGCTCCGCTGTGGATGCTGCTGCTGCCCTTCGCCGCGGGCGTCGGGATCGCCTGGCAGGCAGCGACCAACGGGCGCCTCGCCCAGCGCGTGCAGTCTCCGATGGCCGCGACCCTGACGAGTTTCATCGCGGGAACAGTCGCGCTCGCCCTGGCGGCGTCGGGCAGCGTGTCCATCCGCGGACTGCCGGATGCTCTTCCGACGGAGCCCTGGCTGTATCTCGGTGGCTTCCTCGGGTTCGCCTACATCCTGCTCGGCGCGTTCATCGTCGGTCAGACCGGCGTGCTCTTGATGGGGCTCGGCTCGGTGCTCGGGCAGCTCACGACGTCGGTGGTGATCGACCTGCTCTGGCCCGCCGTCTCCGGGCCAGCGCCGTGGCAGCTCATCGCCATGGTGGTCGTCGCCGTGGCATCCGTGGTCGTCGCCGTTCCGTGGCGCCGTCGCCGCCGTTGA
- a CDS encoding nitroreductase family protein, protein MSVLDAVRTRQSWSKVTDDAPSREELLTFVAAAGRVADHSSLRPWRLIELRGADREVLAAAIAKAEGDKSPSSKPLRAPLLIAVVASYRKSSKVPRWEQEAVASGVAHMLSLLLDDAGWGVFWRTGHSTRSKAVAKAHGLSKDEELLGWLYVGGKPAGKKAGRRKPVDARRLVSRMPKKSKKK, encoded by the coding sequence GTGAGTGTTCTCGATGCCGTCCGGACAAGACAGTCCTGGTCGAAGGTCACCGACGATGCGCCCTCGCGCGAGGAGCTGCTGACGTTCGTCGCCGCTGCCGGACGCGTCGCCGACCACTCCTCGCTGCGCCCGTGGCGCCTGATCGAACTGCGTGGCGCCGATCGCGAGGTGCTGGCCGCGGCGATCGCGAAGGCCGAAGGCGACAAGTCGCCGTCGTCGAAGCCGCTGCGTGCGCCGCTGCTGATCGCCGTCGTCGCCAGCTACCGCAAGAGCAGCAAGGTGCCCCGCTGGGAGCAGGAGGCCGTGGCCTCCGGTGTCGCGCACATGCTGAGCCTGCTGCTGGACGACGCGGGTTGGGGCGTCTTCTGGCGCACCGGTCACTCCACACGATCGAAGGCGGTCGCGAAGGCGCACGGCCTGTCGAAGGATGAGGAACTTCTCGGCTGGCTCTACGTCGGCGGCAAGCCTGCGGGCAAGAAGGCAGGACGACGCAAGCCCGTCGACGCGCGGCGACTCGTCTCCCGGATGCCGAAGAAGTCCAAGAAGAAGTAG
- the msrB gene encoding peptide-methionine (R)-S-oxide reductase MsrB — MPYSVDKTEDEWRRELGDQQYAVLRQAATERAWTGELLDEKRSGLYTCGACGAELFKSGTKFDSGCGWPSFYESIRPEAVELIEDATLGMVRTEVRCANCGSHLGHVFPDGFGTPTGDRYCMNSIAMNFTPDES; from the coding sequence ATGCCGTACAGCGTGGACAAGACCGAAGACGAGTGGCGCCGAGAGCTCGGCGACCAGCAGTACGCGGTGCTGCGTCAGGCCGCGACGGAACGCGCCTGGACGGGCGAGCTGCTCGACGAGAAGCGCTCAGGCCTCTACACCTGCGGCGCGTGCGGTGCGGAGCTGTTCAAGAGCGGCACCAAGTTCGACTCCGGATGCGGCTGGCCGAGTTTCTACGAGTCGATCAGGCCGGAGGCGGTCGAGCTTATCGAGGACGCGACGCTCGGCATGGTGCGCACCGAGGTGCGCTGCGCGAACTGCGGGTCGCACCTCGGGCACGTGTTCCCCGATGGGTTCGGCACACCGACCGGCGACCGCTACTGCATGAACTCGATCGCGATGAACTTCACTCCGGACGAGTCGTGA
- a CDS encoding DUF2332 domain-containing protein, whose protein sequence is MTDAVRLRYLRFAQEEAPGRSELYAEWASGVAADAEVQTLLARIPETRRQPPLVFAVTRMLGAALTGYPAWRAFFLDHADEIVAECGRRQLQTNEPLRLAALLPVLSEIPGPIALLELGAAAGLCLYPDRYSYRFTAEDGSLRAALDPEDGPSSVVLESTVTGALPTLRMPEIIWRAGIDLAPLDARDDRDRRWLRGLVWPGEEGREERIAAALDIAASDPPLLVAGDAGERLRALAGEAPAGATLVISTPGVLVHIPRADRLALVQDIRRLPARWVTIDPPGLLDVWEPPVDADTWPGFVVALDAAVRASADPLGRWWEWRAGHAADSS, encoded by the coding sequence ATGACGGATGCGGTGCGACTTCGCTACCTGCGGTTCGCGCAGGAGGAGGCGCCGGGCCGGAGCGAGTTGTACGCGGAGTGGGCGTCCGGTGTCGCCGCCGACGCGGAGGTACAGACCCTCCTCGCGCGGATCCCGGAGACCCGACGCCAACCTCCCCTGGTCTTCGCGGTCACGCGGATGCTCGGCGCCGCACTCACCGGCTACCCGGCCTGGCGCGCGTTCTTCCTCGACCACGCCGACGAGATCGTCGCGGAGTGCGGGCGGAGGCAGCTGCAGACCAATGAGCCGCTGCGCCTCGCGGCGTTGCTGCCGGTGCTGTCAGAGATCCCCGGCCCCATCGCGCTGCTCGAGTTGGGCGCGGCGGCTGGGCTCTGCCTGTATCCGGACCGGTATTCCTACCGCTTCACCGCCGAGGACGGATCGCTCCGCGCGGCGCTCGATCCCGAGGACGGTCCGTCTTCCGTGGTGCTGGAGAGTACGGTGACCGGCGCGCTTCCGACACTGCGGATGCCGGAGATCATCTGGCGTGCCGGCATCGATCTTGCGCCGCTGGATGCCCGAGACGATCGTGATCGACGGTGGCTCCGAGGGTTGGTCTGGCCGGGGGAGGAGGGGCGTGAAGAGCGGATCGCGGCCGCCCTCGACATCGCTGCGTCCGATCCGCCGCTCCTGGTCGCCGGCGACGCCGGGGAGCGGCTGCGTGCGCTCGCCGGTGAAGCCCCGGCGGGGGCGACGCTGGTGATCAGCACGCCCGGCGTGCTCGTGCACATCCCGCGTGCCGACCGGCTCGCGCTCGTCCAGGACATCCGCCGGCTGCCTGCGAGATGGGTGACGATCGATCCTCCCGGCCTGCTCGACGTCTGGGAGCCTCCCGTTGACGCCGACACCTGGCCCGGCTTCGTCGTCGCCCTCGACGCCGCCGTCCGGGCGTCCGCCGACCCGTTGGGCCGCTGGTGGGAGTGGCGCGCGGGCCACGCCGCGGATTCGTCCTAG
- a CDS encoding DUF3263 domain-containing protein — MLGDLTERDRAILALEAAWPRHGGAKEEVIRTQLGMSAARYYQLLTRLIDSDVALEYDPMLVRRLRRIRDSRASRRAARIPGFVS; from the coding sequence ATGCTCGGAGACCTGACGGAGCGCGACCGCGCGATCCTCGCGCTCGAGGCCGCGTGGCCGCGACACGGTGGTGCGAAGGAAGAGGTCATCCGCACGCAGCTCGGGATGAGCGCTGCACGGTACTACCAGCTGCTCACGCGACTGATCGATTCCGATGTCGCGCTGGAATACGATCCGATGCTGGTCCGGCGGCTGCGCCGCATCCGCGACTCGCGCGCCTCCCGTCGTGCCGCCCGGATTCCGGGTTTCGTGAGCTGA
- a CDS encoding LytR C-terminal domain-containing protein — protein sequence MPQPTRDRFDDVPRTSGRVGAHRAEAPGMNGWVVLLWSFVAALVLIIGGIFVALVMMGRITLFPEAEPSVAPTPVETGIVDTTYSVMILNATPEEGLATQMRETLLNSGWAADVVYATDSDSQDFPTTTVYYVADDDELAAIGLAGLLGGAEVQQSDVYAGLNETDQKQLAVVIGLDRSTAPPETPAE from the coding sequence GTGCCCCAGCCCACTCGAGATCGCTTCGACGACGTTCCCCGTACCTCCGGACGCGTCGGAGCACACCGTGCCGAAGCCCCGGGCATGAACGGATGGGTCGTGCTGCTGTGGTCGTTCGTCGCCGCACTGGTGCTCATCATCGGCGGCATCTTCGTCGCCCTGGTCATGATGGGTCGCATCACCCTCTTCCCCGAGGCTGAGCCGAGCGTCGCACCGACCCCGGTGGAGACCGGGATCGTCGACACGACCTATTCGGTGATGATTCTCAACGCGACCCCGGAGGAGGGTCTGGCCACGCAGATGCGGGAGACGCTGCTGAACAGCGGTTGGGCCGCGGACGTCGTCTACGCGACTGACAGCGACAGCCAGGATTTCCCCACGACCACGGTCTACTACGTCGCAGACGACGACGAGCTCGCGGCGATCGGACTGGCCGGTCTGCTCGGCGGCGCCGAGGTGCAGCAGAGCGATGTCTACGCAGGGCTCAATGAGACGGACCAGAAGCAGCTGGCCGTCGTGATCGGGCTGGACCGTTCGACGGCGCCGCCCGAGACTCCTGCGGAGTAG